One genomic segment of Gottschalkia acidurici 9a includes these proteins:
- a CDS encoding NAD(P)H-hydrate dehydratase, with the protein MIKGIGIDIIEIDRIKSIVSKNKRFLQKIFTESEIEYIKSRNYNSNTISGLFSSKEAISKVLGTGISGFNWTDIEIIHDQLGKPRVKLKGNAKIISDNKNIDQILLSISHSNKDAISVAIGEQNMDKSISNIKNVNWTRGILIKREEDSHKGTYGRVGVIAGSEGMAGAPYLTSKSALRTGSGLVYSIVPKSIFTISQIKNTEVIVKSFECLSDIMAHSKDIDVVALGPGIGVNQNTIEMVKHILENLKKPIVLDADGINCISQCRDVLLSRNETTIITPHPGEMSRLINVDISEIQKNREKYSMEVAKRYGVIVVLKGSGTVVCDGKDIYINTTGNPGMSTSGSGDVLTGVIASLLGQGIGALDAAKLGAYLHGLAGDIAKEEKGEYGIIASDIIDYIPTAIKKIT; encoded by the coding sequence ATGATAAAGGGTATCGGAATAGATATTATAGAAATAGACAGGATAAAAAGCATAGTTTCAAAGAACAAAAGATTTTTACAAAAGATATTTACAGAGTCAGAAATAGAATATATAAAGTCTAGAAATTATAACTCAAATACTATTTCAGGATTATTTTCTTCTAAAGAGGCTATAAGCAAAGTACTTGGTACAGGTATAAGTGGATTTAACTGGACTGATATAGAAATAATTCATGACCAGTTAGGAAAGCCTAGAGTAAAGCTAAAAGGAAATGCCAAGATAATATCAGATAATAAAAATATAGATCAAATATTATTATCAATAAGTCATAGCAATAAAGACGCTATATCTGTAGCTATTGGAGAACAAAATATGGATAAATCTATAAGTAATATTAAGAATGTTAATTGGACTAGAGGCATATTAATTAAGAGAGAAGAAGATAGCCACAAAGGAACTTATGGAAGAGTAGGAGTAATAGCTGGTAGCGAGGGTATGGCTGGCGCACCATATTTGACATCAAAATCAGCTTTAAGGACAGGTAGTGGACTAGTATATTCTATAGTACCTAAATCTATATTTACTATATCACAAATAAAAAATACAGAGGTCATAGTAAAATCTTTTGAATGCTTAAGTGATATAATGGCTCATAGTAAAGATATAGATGTTGTAGCACTAGGACCAGGAATAGGAGTAAATCAAAATACAATAGAAATGGTTAAGCATATATTGGAGAACTTGAAAAAGCCAATTGTACTAGATGCAGATGGTATAAACTGTATATCTCAATGTAGAGATGTATTGTTAAGTCGTAATGAAACTACAATAATAACACCACATCCAGGCGAAATGAGTAGACTAATTAATGTTGATATAAGTGAGATACAAAAAAATAGAGAAAAATATAGTATGGAAGTGGCTAAAAGATACGGTGTAATAGTGGTTTTAAAAGGAAGTGGGACTGTAGTTTGTGACGGAAAAGATATATATATAAATACTACAGGAAATCCTGGTATGTCTACATCAGGAAGTGGAGATGTTTTAACAGGGGTTATAGCTAGTTTGCTAGGGCAAGGAATAGGTGCTCTTGATGCTGCTAAACTAGGAGCATATTTGCATGGATTAGCAGGAGACATAGCAAAAGAGGAAAAAGGGGAGTATGGGATTATAGCCTCTGACATAATTGATTATATACCTACGGCTATTAAAAAAATAACTTAA